In one Myxocyprinus asiaticus isolate MX2 ecotype Aquarium Trade chromosome 1, UBuf_Myxa_2, whole genome shotgun sequence genomic region, the following are encoded:
- the si:ch73-335l21.1 gene encoding insulin receptor substrate 1-B isoform X1 → MENQTESQSSTEDVRKSGYLRKQKSMHRRYFVLRTASERGPARLEYYESEKKFRGKTPVPKKALALETCFNINKRADSKNKHMIVLYTRAESFVVAAENETDQEEWYQAMVELQCKSKALCDSVNGGDYGVPSPGPAFKEVWQVKVWPKGLGQAKNLVGIYRLCLTEKTVNFVKLNSDAAAVVLQLMNVRRCGHSENFFFVEVGRSAVTGPGEFWMQVEDSVVAQNMHETLLEAMKALSEEFRQRSKSQSTAAGGGATASNPISVPSRRHHSNPPPSQFGFTRRPRTEPPGSTGGGGNSNGTSPTSRHSFPQTRASSDGGKVEDGGDAATGGTASCSSPTTNGSCSNTPILRSTSVCAPTPVKAQHALMRSTSTPASSAAPVLPSSSGSGSDFCGIGNSSGGGNGSVYSRIPLGHPSVSGSFSDYGSSDEYGSSPGEHSLLTPTMQTGSAGSSGGHSLGEDASNYILMGQRGASKPQPTQNTLPQTRRVLRRSSSRQCEAERRLMSKRASLPPMALERFAPLHRAGEGPVEKDDYAVMTCTTSQESFGSRQDSGTSASGTGYLEVAAELKGDAGSSGTCGPAVIGGSNGTVDNGYMSMLPGVTALPVSLSHSLSVAVSDPDSKPADDYMAMTPNNSISPPQQIHPPPSGIDGYMMMSPNSSCSPDQRGVPTSWVGSSSADSRTGSDYMNMSPISARSANSTPPPQETLTPSDPYPQQPQPKMVYSYYSLPRSYKHSTSTHFEEVPGRGKHLVNGGRGLGGGRGFSISKSKHQEAPIGRHLSLSSISYSSSSASNENLGESEEKTIKVTGGAAEAIAKDIEQLPLQQRQGSRGVKQGHPGQRNRPLSLFVDISKASTLPRVRETPLAPEPKSPGEYVSIEFKGERNIKVGDNGIRGFQQDASLPPSAHRPSPRPTSCVDGFLTLSHNSSTPIPPSAASEYVNMELGASPSPSPISLTALGFSPFPTPPLTPAAALKACDDHRSTPLNEDKAEVEIGHKKNRQVSVQLSENSPTSCGDYTKMAFSLNSDNTSSSTSPKASVQDQPESVVPALALGLGLDFPITKVLNPDHGARVIRADPQGRRRHCSETFQAPSSLPPCPSTLSSSAFPEHTQTVARRIGFDGMLWGNGGSADISSQYINPGLPNLSTSQTSSIEQGLNYIDLDLANKESPHAATEGQAAVHTPAARLFSSVLGGGAAGGSVGTGSSVSSTSSLNMYASIDFYKSEELRSHQGSSSSKDGTGQLVPWRSNSSKRILLSKLDFINMLHNTSVLMAQSFEGNSMSRLDVFCAFYFEKCFHVMLFPVSMPCLFLFPWSCDFMFPSMFMCLVFIGLLSCYLAISSVLSLVIIVVFLPCPCI, encoded by the exons GTAAAGCACTATGTGACAGTGTGAATGGGGGAGACTATGGAGTACCATCTCCTGGTCCTGCTTTTAAGGAGGTCTGGCAGGTGAAGGTTTGGCCGAAAGGTCTGGGGCAAGCCAAGAACTTGGTTGGCATCTACCGGCTATGCCTGACTGAAAAGACAGTCAACTTTGTTAAGCTAAACTCTGATGCAGCTGCTGTTGTGCTCCAGCTAATGAATGTGAGACGTTGTGGTCACTCTGAAAACTTCTTCTTTGTGGAGGTGGGCCGCTCTGCAGTAACTGGCCCTGGAGAGTTTTGGATGCAAGTGGAAGATTCTGTGGTGGCACAAAATATGCATGAGACTTTGCTGGAAGCCATGAAGGCCCTGAGTGAGGAATTCCGCCAGCGCAGCAAGTCACAGTCAACTGCTGCAGGAGGTGGTGCCACTGCGTCAAATCCTATCAGTGTTCCATCTCGACGGCATCACTCCAACCCTCCACCCAGCCAGTTTGGATTCACAAGACGTCCACGAACTGAGCCACCGGGTAGTACAGGAGGAGGCGGAAATAGCAATGGCACCTCTCCAACTTCTCGGCACAGCTTTCCCCAAACTCGAGCATCCAGTGATGGTGGAAAAGTTGAAGATGGAGGTGATGCAGCAACAGGAGGGACTGCATCCTGCTCAAGTCCCACCACCAATGGGTCATGTTCAAATACCCCTATATTGAGATCAACATCTGTTTGTGCTCCAACCCCAGTCAAGGCACAACATGCTCTAATGAGATCCACCTCAACTCCAGCTTCTTCAGCTGCACCAGTCCTGCCTTCCAGCTCAGGTTCTGGATCAGATTTTTGTGGGATTGGAAATAGTAGTGGGGGTGGAAATGGCAGTGTGTACAGTCGAATACCCCTCGGGCATCCCTCTGTCTCGGGCTCATTCAGCGACTATGGATCCTCAGATGAATATGGCTCTAGCCCTGGTGAGCACTCTTTGCTTACCCCAACAATGCAGACAGGGTCTGCAGGTAGCTCAGGTGGGCATTCCCTTGGGGAAGACGCATCCAACTACATCCTTATGGGTCAAAGAGGGGCATCCAAACCCCAGCCAACACAAAATACATTACCACAGACCAGGAGGGTTCTGAGACGATCTTCTAGCAGACAGTGTGAAGCGGAGCGCAGGCTAATGAGCAAACGGGCCTCCCTCCCACCCATGGCTTTAGAGAGATTTGCACCACTTCATCGTGCTGGAGAGGGACCAGTGGAAAAGGATGACTATGCAGTTATGACTTGCACCACCAGCCAAGAATCTTTTGGTTCAAGGCAGGATTCTGGAACATCAGCAAGTGGAACAGGGTACCTAGAAGTAGCTGCTGAGCTCAAAGGTGATGCTGGAAGCAGTGGAACATGTGGCCCTGCTGTCATTGGAGGAAGTAATGGCACTGTGGATAATGGATATATGTCCATGTTGCCAGGAGTGACAGCTCTTCCAGTATCCCTTTCTCACTCCCTCTCAGTAGCAGTGTCAGATCCAGACTCAAAGCCTGCGGATGACTATATGGCAATGACCCCCAATAACAGCATTTCACCCCCCCAGCAGATCCATCCACCACCTTCTGGCATAGATGGTTACATGATGATGTCTCCCAATAGTAGCTGTTCACCAGACCAACGAGGGGTGCCTACCTCCTGGGTTGGCAGTAGCAGTGCTGACAGCCGGACTGGCAGTGACTATATGAATATGTCACCTATTAGTGCCCGTTCTGCCAATAGTACCCCACCACCACAGGAGACCCTCACACCATCTGACCCTTATCCTCAGCAGCCTCAACCCAAGATGGTATATTCTTACTATTCTCTACCACGCTCCTACAAACATAGTACTTCAACACATTTTGAGGAAGTGCCAGGAAGAGGAAAGCATCTGGTTAATGGTGGTAGAGGTCTGGGTGGAGGTAGGGGGTTTAGTATTAGCAAGTCCAAGCATCAGGAAGCCCCTATTGGCCGACATCTTTCCCTTTCATCCATCTCATACTCCTCTAGCTCAGCCAGCAATGAAAACCTGGGTGAAAGCGAAGAAAAGACTATCAAAGTAACAGGAGGAGCAGCAGAAGCTATTGCGAAGGATATTGAACAACTGCCCTTGCAGCAAAGACAAGGGTCTAGGGGGGTAAAGCAAGGTCACCCTGGCCAAAGGAACCGACCTCTTAGCCTGTTTGTGGACATCTCAAAAGCCAGCACTCTACCAAGGGTCCGAGAGACACCCCTTGCTCCTGAACCTAAAAGTCCTGGGGAGTATGTAAGCATTGAGTTTAAGGGTGAGAGGAACATTAAGGTAGGAGACAATGGTATCAGAGGATTTCAGCAAGATGCCTCCCTTCCACCCAGTGCCCACCGTCCCTCACCTAGGCCAACTTCTTGTGTTGATGGGTTCTTAACCCTCTCCCATAACTCCTCTACTCCAATCCCCCCATCAGCTGCATCTGAGTATGTTAACATGGAGCTGGGAGCCTCACCTTCCCCCTCTCCCATTTCACTAACAGCACTGGGGTTTTCCCCATTCCCCACCCCTCCTCTTACACCTGCAGCAGCCCTTAAAGCTTGTGATGATCATAGGTCAACACCCCTAAATGAGGACAAGGCAGAGGTTGAGATCGGACATAAAAAAAACAGGCAGGTGTCAGTACAACTGTCTGAAAACTCACCCACATCATGTGGTGACTACACAAAGATGGCTTTTAGCCTGAACTCAGACAACACTTCAAGTTCTACATCACCCAAAGCCTCAGTGCAAGACCAGCCAGAGTCAGTAGTTCCAGCTCTAGCTTTGGGACTGGGGTTAGACTTTCCTATCACCAAGGTCCTAAATCCAGACCATGGAGCTAGGGTAATCCGAGCAGATCCTCAAGGTCGTCGACGCCACTGTTCTGAAACATTTCAGGCCCCTTCCTCACTGCCACCTTGCCCCTCAACATTATCTTCCTCTGCATTCCCTGAACACACCCAAACTGTTGCCCGTCGAATTGGTTTTGATGGTATGCTATGGGGGAACGGTGGCTCAGCTGACATCTCATCTCAGTACATCAACCCTGGGCTACCCAACTTATCTACTTCACAGACATCCTCCATCGAGCAGGGCCTTAATTACATAGACTTGGACCTGGCTAACAAGGAGAGTCCCCATGCTGCCACAGAAGGGCAAGCAGCAGTCCACACACCTGCTGCCCGCCTCTTTTCCTCTGTGCTAGGTGGAGGAGCTGCAGGGGGTTCTGTTGGAACTGGCAGTTCAGTCAGTAGTACTTCAAGTCTGAACATGTATGCTAGCATTGACTTCTACAAGTCAGAAGAGCTAAGGTCACACCAAGGCAGCAGCAGCAGTAAAGATGGTACAG gtcaactagtGCCATGGAGGAGCAACAGTtcgaagagaatcttgctgagcaagttagatTTTATAAACATGTTACATAACACATCTGTTTTAATGGCACAGTCATTTGAGGGTAACTctatgtcacgtctagatgtgttttgtgccttttattttgaaaagtgtttccatgtcatgttatttcctgtttccatgccatgtttgttcctgtttccttggtcatgtgatttcatgtttccctccatgttcatgtgtcttgttttcattggtttattgtcttgttaccttgctatcagttctgtcttgtcattggttatcattgtcgtgtttctcccttgtccatgtatttaa
- the si:ch73-335l21.1 gene encoding insulin receptor substrate 1-B isoform X3, which yields MENQTESQSSTEDVRKSGYLRKQKSMHRRYFVLRTASERGPARLEYYESEKKFRGKTPVPKKALALETCFNINKRADSKNKHMIVLYTRAESFVVAAENETDQEEWYQAMVELQCKSKALCDSVNGGDYGVPSPGPAFKEVWQVKVWPKGLGQAKNLVGIYRLCLTEKTVNFVKLNSDAAAVVLQLMNVRRCGHSENFFFVEVGRSAVTGPGEFWMQVEDSVVAQNMHETLLEAMKALSEEFRQRSKSQSTAAGGGATASNPISVPSRRHHSNPPPSQFGFTRRPRTEPPGSTGGGGNSNGTSPTSRHSFPQTRASSDGGKVEDGGDAATGGTASCSSPTTNGSCSNTPILRSTSVCAPTPVKAQHALMRSTSTPASSAAPVLPSSSGSGSDFCGIGNSSGGGNGSVYSRIPLGHPSVSGSFSDYGSSDEYGSSPGEHSLLTPTMQTGSAGSSGGHSLGEDASNYILMGQRGASKPQPTQNTLPQTRRVLRRSSSRQCEAERRLMSKRASLPPMALERFAPLHRAGEGPVEKDDYAVMTCTTSQESFGSRQDSGTSASGTGYLEVAAELKGDAGSSGTCGPAVIGGSNGTVDNGYMSMLPGVTALPVSLSHSLSVAVSDPDSKPADDYMAMTPNNSISPPQQIHPPPSGIDGYMMMSPNSSCSPDQRGVPTSWVGSSSADSRTGSDYMNMSPISARSANSTPPPQETLTPSDPYPQQPQPKMVYSYYSLPRSYKHSTSTHFEEVPGRGKHLVNGGRGLGGGRGFSISKSKHQEAPIGRHLSLSSISYSSSSASNENLGESEEKTIKVTGGAAEAIAKDIEQLPLQQRQGSRGVKQGHPGQRNRPLSLFVDISKASTLPRVRETPLAPEPKSPGEYVSIEFKGERNIKVGDNGIRGFQQDASLPPSAHRPSPRPTSCVDGFLTLSHNSSTPIPPSAASEYVNMELGASPSPSPISLTALGFSPFPTPPLTPAAALKACDDHRSTPLNEDKAEVEIGHKKNRQVSVQLSENSPTSCGDYTKMAFSLNSDNTSSSTSPKASVQDQPESVVPALALGLGLDFPITKVLNPDHGARVIRADPQGRRRHCSETFQAPSSLPPCPSTLSSSAFPEHTQTVARRIGFDGMLWGNGGSADISSQYINPGLPNLSTSQTSSIEQGLNYIDLDLANKESPHAATEGQAAVHTPAARLFSSVLGGGAAGGSVGTGSSVSSTSSLNMYASIDFYKSEELRSHQGSSSSKDGTGAVRDREIERVRKREQERERENIGPKQTLRGTL from the exons GTAAAGCACTATGTGACAGTGTGAATGGGGGAGACTATGGAGTACCATCTCCTGGTCCTGCTTTTAAGGAGGTCTGGCAGGTGAAGGTTTGGCCGAAAGGTCTGGGGCAAGCCAAGAACTTGGTTGGCATCTACCGGCTATGCCTGACTGAAAAGACAGTCAACTTTGTTAAGCTAAACTCTGATGCAGCTGCTGTTGTGCTCCAGCTAATGAATGTGAGACGTTGTGGTCACTCTGAAAACTTCTTCTTTGTGGAGGTGGGCCGCTCTGCAGTAACTGGCCCTGGAGAGTTTTGGATGCAAGTGGAAGATTCTGTGGTGGCACAAAATATGCATGAGACTTTGCTGGAAGCCATGAAGGCCCTGAGTGAGGAATTCCGCCAGCGCAGCAAGTCACAGTCAACTGCTGCAGGAGGTGGTGCCACTGCGTCAAATCCTATCAGTGTTCCATCTCGACGGCATCACTCCAACCCTCCACCCAGCCAGTTTGGATTCACAAGACGTCCACGAACTGAGCCACCGGGTAGTACAGGAGGAGGCGGAAATAGCAATGGCACCTCTCCAACTTCTCGGCACAGCTTTCCCCAAACTCGAGCATCCAGTGATGGTGGAAAAGTTGAAGATGGAGGTGATGCAGCAACAGGAGGGACTGCATCCTGCTCAAGTCCCACCACCAATGGGTCATGTTCAAATACCCCTATATTGAGATCAACATCTGTTTGTGCTCCAACCCCAGTCAAGGCACAACATGCTCTAATGAGATCCACCTCAACTCCAGCTTCTTCAGCTGCACCAGTCCTGCCTTCCAGCTCAGGTTCTGGATCAGATTTTTGTGGGATTGGAAATAGTAGTGGGGGTGGAAATGGCAGTGTGTACAGTCGAATACCCCTCGGGCATCCCTCTGTCTCGGGCTCATTCAGCGACTATGGATCCTCAGATGAATATGGCTCTAGCCCTGGTGAGCACTCTTTGCTTACCCCAACAATGCAGACAGGGTCTGCAGGTAGCTCAGGTGGGCATTCCCTTGGGGAAGACGCATCCAACTACATCCTTATGGGTCAAAGAGGGGCATCCAAACCCCAGCCAACACAAAATACATTACCACAGACCAGGAGGGTTCTGAGACGATCTTCTAGCAGACAGTGTGAAGCGGAGCGCAGGCTAATGAGCAAACGGGCCTCCCTCCCACCCATGGCTTTAGAGAGATTTGCACCACTTCATCGTGCTGGAGAGGGACCAGTGGAAAAGGATGACTATGCAGTTATGACTTGCACCACCAGCCAAGAATCTTTTGGTTCAAGGCAGGATTCTGGAACATCAGCAAGTGGAACAGGGTACCTAGAAGTAGCTGCTGAGCTCAAAGGTGATGCTGGAAGCAGTGGAACATGTGGCCCTGCTGTCATTGGAGGAAGTAATGGCACTGTGGATAATGGATATATGTCCATGTTGCCAGGAGTGACAGCTCTTCCAGTATCCCTTTCTCACTCCCTCTCAGTAGCAGTGTCAGATCCAGACTCAAAGCCTGCGGATGACTATATGGCAATGACCCCCAATAACAGCATTTCACCCCCCCAGCAGATCCATCCACCACCTTCTGGCATAGATGGTTACATGATGATGTCTCCCAATAGTAGCTGTTCACCAGACCAACGAGGGGTGCCTACCTCCTGGGTTGGCAGTAGCAGTGCTGACAGCCGGACTGGCAGTGACTATATGAATATGTCACCTATTAGTGCCCGTTCTGCCAATAGTACCCCACCACCACAGGAGACCCTCACACCATCTGACCCTTATCCTCAGCAGCCTCAACCCAAGATGGTATATTCTTACTATTCTCTACCACGCTCCTACAAACATAGTACTTCAACACATTTTGAGGAAGTGCCAGGAAGAGGAAAGCATCTGGTTAATGGTGGTAGAGGTCTGGGTGGAGGTAGGGGGTTTAGTATTAGCAAGTCCAAGCATCAGGAAGCCCCTATTGGCCGACATCTTTCCCTTTCATCCATCTCATACTCCTCTAGCTCAGCCAGCAATGAAAACCTGGGTGAAAGCGAAGAAAAGACTATCAAAGTAACAGGAGGAGCAGCAGAAGCTATTGCGAAGGATATTGAACAACTGCCCTTGCAGCAAAGACAAGGGTCTAGGGGGGTAAAGCAAGGTCACCCTGGCCAAAGGAACCGACCTCTTAGCCTGTTTGTGGACATCTCAAAAGCCAGCACTCTACCAAGGGTCCGAGAGACACCCCTTGCTCCTGAACCTAAAAGTCCTGGGGAGTATGTAAGCATTGAGTTTAAGGGTGAGAGGAACATTAAGGTAGGAGACAATGGTATCAGAGGATTTCAGCAAGATGCCTCCCTTCCACCCAGTGCCCACCGTCCCTCACCTAGGCCAACTTCTTGTGTTGATGGGTTCTTAACCCTCTCCCATAACTCCTCTACTCCAATCCCCCCATCAGCTGCATCTGAGTATGTTAACATGGAGCTGGGAGCCTCACCTTCCCCCTCTCCCATTTCACTAACAGCACTGGGGTTTTCCCCATTCCCCACCCCTCCTCTTACACCTGCAGCAGCCCTTAAAGCTTGTGATGATCATAGGTCAACACCCCTAAATGAGGACAAGGCAGAGGTTGAGATCGGACATAAAAAAAACAGGCAGGTGTCAGTACAACTGTCTGAAAACTCACCCACATCATGTGGTGACTACACAAAGATGGCTTTTAGCCTGAACTCAGACAACACTTCAAGTTCTACATCACCCAAAGCCTCAGTGCAAGACCAGCCAGAGTCAGTAGTTCCAGCTCTAGCTTTGGGACTGGGGTTAGACTTTCCTATCACCAAGGTCCTAAATCCAGACCATGGAGCTAGGGTAATCCGAGCAGATCCTCAAGGTCGTCGACGCCACTGTTCTGAAACATTTCAGGCCCCTTCCTCACTGCCACCTTGCCCCTCAACATTATCTTCCTCTGCATTCCCTGAACACACCCAAACTGTTGCCCGTCGAATTGGTTTTGATGGTATGCTATGGGGGAACGGTGGCTCAGCTGACATCTCATCTCAGTACATCAACCCTGGGCTACCCAACTTATCTACTTCACAGACATCCTCCATCGAGCAGGGCCTTAATTACATAGACTTGGACCTGGCTAACAAGGAGAGTCCCCATGCTGCCACAGAAGGGCAAGCAGCAGTCCACACACCTGCTGCCCGCCTCTTTTCCTCTGTGCTAGGTGGAGGAGCTGCAGGGGGTTCTGTTGGAACTGGCAGTTCAGTCAGTAGTACTTCAAGTCTGAACATGTATGCTAGCATTGACTTCTACAAGTCAGAAGAGCTAAGGTCACACCAAGGCAGCAGCAGCAGTAAAGATGGTACAG GTGCTGTGAGGGACAGAGAAATagaaagagtgagaaagagagagcaagagagagagagagagaacataggCCCAAAACAAACTCTAA GGGGGACCCTCTGA
- the si:ch73-335l21.1 gene encoding insulin receptor substrate 1-B isoform X5 — MENQTESQSSTEDVRKSGYLRKQKSMHRRYFVLRTASERGPARLEYYESEKKFRGKTPVPKKALALETCFNINKRADSKNKHMIVLYTRAESFVVAAENETDQEEWYQAMVELQCKSKALCDSVNGGDYGVPSPGPAFKEVWQVKVWPKGLGQAKNLVGIYRLCLTEKTVNFVKLNSDAAAVVLQLMNVRRCGHSENFFFVEVGRSAVTGPGEFWMQVEDSVVAQNMHETLLEAMKALSEEFRQRSKSQSTAAGGGATASNPISVPSRRHHSNPPPSQFGFTRRPRTEPPGSTGGGGNSNGTSPTSRHSFPQTRASSDGGKVEDGGDAATGGTASCSSPTTNGSCSNTPILRSTSVCAPTPVKAQHALMRSTSTPASSAAPVLPSSSGSGSDFCGIGNSSGGGNGSVYSRIPLGHPSVSGSFSDYGSSDEYGSSPGEHSLLTPTMQTGSAGSSGGHSLGEDASNYILMGQRGASKPQPTQNTLPQTRRVLRRSSSRQCEAERRLMSKRASLPPMALERFAPLHRAGEGPVEKDDYAVMTCTTSQESFGSRQDSGTSASGTGYLEVAAELKGDAGSSGTCGPAVIGGSNGTVDNGYMSMLPGVTALPVSLSHSLSVAVSDPDSKPADDYMAMTPNNSISPPQQIHPPPSGIDGYMMMSPNSSCSPDQRGVPTSWVGSSSADSRTGSDYMNMSPISARSANSTPPPQETLTPSDPYPQQPQPKMVYSYYSLPRSYKHSTSTHFEEVPGRGKHLVNGGRGLGGGRGFSISKSKHQEAPIGRHLSLSSISYSSSSASNENLGESEEKTIKVTGGAAEAIAKDIEQLPLQQRQGSRGVKQGHPGQRNRPLSLFVDISKASTLPRVRETPLAPEPKSPGEYVSIEFKGERNIKVGDNGIRGFQQDASLPPSAHRPSPRPTSCVDGFLTLSHNSSTPIPPSAASEYVNMELGASPSPSPISLTALGFSPFPTPPLTPAAALKACDDHRSTPLNEDKAEVEIGHKKNRQVSVQLSENSPTSCGDYTKMAFSLNSDNTSSSTSPKASVQDQPESVVPALALGLGLDFPITKVLNPDHGARVIRADPQGRRRHCSETFQAPSSLPPCPSTLSSSAFPEHTQTVARRIGFDGMLWGNGGSADISSQYINPGLPNLSTSQTSSIEQGLNYIDLDLANKESPHAATEGQAAVHTPAARLFSSVLGGGAAGGSVGTGSSVSSTSSLNMYASIDFYKSEELRSHQGSSSSKDGTEC, encoded by the coding sequence GTAAAGCACTATGTGACAGTGTGAATGGGGGAGACTATGGAGTACCATCTCCTGGTCCTGCTTTTAAGGAGGTCTGGCAGGTGAAGGTTTGGCCGAAAGGTCTGGGGCAAGCCAAGAACTTGGTTGGCATCTACCGGCTATGCCTGACTGAAAAGACAGTCAACTTTGTTAAGCTAAACTCTGATGCAGCTGCTGTTGTGCTCCAGCTAATGAATGTGAGACGTTGTGGTCACTCTGAAAACTTCTTCTTTGTGGAGGTGGGCCGCTCTGCAGTAACTGGCCCTGGAGAGTTTTGGATGCAAGTGGAAGATTCTGTGGTGGCACAAAATATGCATGAGACTTTGCTGGAAGCCATGAAGGCCCTGAGTGAGGAATTCCGCCAGCGCAGCAAGTCACAGTCAACTGCTGCAGGAGGTGGTGCCACTGCGTCAAATCCTATCAGTGTTCCATCTCGACGGCATCACTCCAACCCTCCACCCAGCCAGTTTGGATTCACAAGACGTCCACGAACTGAGCCACCGGGTAGTACAGGAGGAGGCGGAAATAGCAATGGCACCTCTCCAACTTCTCGGCACAGCTTTCCCCAAACTCGAGCATCCAGTGATGGTGGAAAAGTTGAAGATGGAGGTGATGCAGCAACAGGAGGGACTGCATCCTGCTCAAGTCCCACCACCAATGGGTCATGTTCAAATACCCCTATATTGAGATCAACATCTGTTTGTGCTCCAACCCCAGTCAAGGCACAACATGCTCTAATGAGATCCACCTCAACTCCAGCTTCTTCAGCTGCACCAGTCCTGCCTTCCAGCTCAGGTTCTGGATCAGATTTTTGTGGGATTGGAAATAGTAGTGGGGGTGGAAATGGCAGTGTGTACAGTCGAATACCCCTCGGGCATCCCTCTGTCTCGGGCTCATTCAGCGACTATGGATCCTCAGATGAATATGGCTCTAGCCCTGGTGAGCACTCTTTGCTTACCCCAACAATGCAGACAGGGTCTGCAGGTAGCTCAGGTGGGCATTCCCTTGGGGAAGACGCATCCAACTACATCCTTATGGGTCAAAGAGGGGCATCCAAACCCCAGCCAACACAAAATACATTACCACAGACCAGGAGGGTTCTGAGACGATCTTCTAGCAGACAGTGTGAAGCGGAGCGCAGGCTAATGAGCAAACGGGCCTCCCTCCCACCCATGGCTTTAGAGAGATTTGCACCACTTCATCGTGCTGGAGAGGGACCAGTGGAAAAGGATGACTATGCAGTTATGACTTGCACCACCAGCCAAGAATCTTTTGGTTCAAGGCAGGATTCTGGAACATCAGCAAGTGGAACAGGGTACCTAGAAGTAGCTGCTGAGCTCAAAGGTGATGCTGGAAGCAGTGGAACATGTGGCCCTGCTGTCATTGGAGGAAGTAATGGCACTGTGGATAATGGATATATGTCCATGTTGCCAGGAGTGACAGCTCTTCCAGTATCCCTTTCTCACTCCCTCTCAGTAGCAGTGTCAGATCCAGACTCAAAGCCTGCGGATGACTATATGGCAATGACCCCCAATAACAGCATTTCACCCCCCCAGCAGATCCATCCACCACCTTCTGGCATAGATGGTTACATGATGATGTCTCCCAATAGTAGCTGTTCACCAGACCAACGAGGGGTGCCTACCTCCTGGGTTGGCAGTAGCAGTGCTGACAGCCGGACTGGCAGTGACTATATGAATATGTCACCTATTAGTGCCCGTTCTGCCAATAGTACCCCACCACCACAGGAGACCCTCACACCATCTGACCCTTATCCTCAGCAGCCTCAACCCAAGATGGTATATTCTTACTATTCTCTACCACGCTCCTACAAACATAGTACTTCAACACATTTTGAGGAAGTGCCAGGAAGAGGAAAGCATCTGGTTAATGGTGGTAGAGGTCTGGGTGGAGGTAGGGGGTTTAGTATTAGCAAGTCCAAGCATCAGGAAGCCCCTATTGGCCGACATCTTTCCCTTTCATCCATCTCATACTCCTCTAGCTCAGCCAGCAATGAAAACCTGGGTGAAAGCGAAGAAAAGACTATCAAAGTAACAGGAGGAGCAGCAGAAGCTATTGCGAAGGATATTGAACAACTGCCCTTGCAGCAAAGACAAGGGTCTAGGGGGGTAAAGCAAGGTCACCCTGGCCAAAGGAACCGACCTCTTAGCCTGTTTGTGGACATCTCAAAAGCCAGCACTCTACCAAGGGTCCGAGAGACACCCCTTGCTCCTGAACCTAAAAGTCCTGGGGAGTATGTAAGCATTGAGTTTAAGGGTGAGAGGAACATTAAGGTAGGAGACAATGGTATCAGAGGATTTCAGCAAGATGCCTCCCTTCCACCCAGTGCCCACCGTCCCTCACCTAGGCCAACTTCTTGTGTTGATGGGTTCTTAACCCTCTCCCATAACTCCTCTACTCCAATCCCCCCATCAGCTGCATCTGAGTATGTTAACATGGAGCTGGGAGCCTCACCTTCCCCCTCTCCCATTTCACTAACAGCACTGGGGTTTTCCCCATTCCCCACCCCTCCTCTTACACCTGCAGCAGCCCTTAAAGCTTGTGATGATCATAGGTCAACACCCCTAAATGAGGACAAGGCAGAGGTTGAGATCGGACATAAAAAAAACAGGCAGGTGTCAGTACAACTGTCTGAAAACTCACCCACATCATGTGGTGACTACACAAAGATGGCTTTTAGCCTGAACTCAGACAACACTTCAAGTTCTACATCACCCAAAGCCTCAGTGCAAGACCAGCCAGAGTCAGTAGTTCCAGCTCTAGCTTTGGGACTGGGGTTAGACTTTCCTATCACCAAGGTCCTAAATCCAGACCATGGAGCTAGGGTAATCCGAGCAGATCCTCAAGGTCGTCGACGCCACTGTTCTGAAACATTTCAGGCCCCTTCCTCACTGCCACCTTGCCCCTCAACATTATCTTCCTCTGCATTCCCTGAACACACCCAAACTGTTGCCCGTCGAATTGGTTTTGATGGTATGCTATGGGGGAACGGTGGCTCAGCTGACATCTCATCTCAGTACATCAACCCTGGGCTACCCAACTTATCTACTTCACAGACATCCTCCATCGAGCAGGGCCTTAATTACATAGACTTGGACCTGGCTAACAAGGAGAGTCCCCATGCTGCCACAGAAGGGCAAGCAGCAGTCCACACACCTGCTGCCCGCCTCTTTTCCTCTGTGCTAGGTGGAGGAGCTGCAGGGGGTTCTGTTGGAACTGGCAGTTCAGTCAGTAGTACTTCAAGTCTGAACATGTATGCTAGCATTGACTTCTACAAGTCAGAAGAGCTAAGGTCACACCAAGGCAGCAGCAGCAGTAAAGATGGTACAG